From the genome of Vicia villosa cultivar HV-30 ecotype Madison, WI linkage group LG2, Vvil1.0, whole genome shotgun sequence, one region includes:
- the LOC131649440 gene encoding uncharacterized protein LOC131649440, with protein sequence MEHYQFYRSWMYDRMFPGRRGLKPLFMEGVAAFLSYAFAQECCRREGGVRCPCLKCGCRNIISDPSEVKRHLERVGFRPNYWVWTSNGETMQEMNREASSSQTHIEPDINRVDPGSSSSHMQCQEQFNLVEEMFTDALGVNVAYDEPQDLDGEELPNEKAQRFYQLLKEINIPLFEGSSDSKLSMCVRLLAAKSNWNVPDQCLEFFARLMLDATPVKENMPTSYYDAKRVVSKLGLEVKKIDCCIRGCMLFYDNEFGTNDGELEECKFCESPRYLVSSKGVDQRQNRVAAKSMFYLPIIPRLQRMFASMHSASQMAWHHTNRISSGMMRHPSDGEAWKHFDRVHPEFALEPRNVRLGLCSDGFTPYNFSGNAYSCWPVIVTPYNLPPEMCMTKPYMFLTCIIPGPSSPKAGIDVYLQPLIDDLKRLWVGAWTYDVSRKQNFNMRAALMWTINDFPAYGMLSGWGTHGKMGCPHCMNHTKAFTLDFGGKSSWFDCHRRFLPTNHEFRRNKDAFRKGIKVKDLPPPRLSSTQVWNNVCDLPKFTDYGETRRIKGYGVDHNWTKRSIFWDLPYWKDNLLRHNLDVMHIEKNFFDNVLNTVMDNEKTKDNEKARKDMELYCNRKELELKPRPNGKLLKPKACYTLTPQEAKAVCRWLNELRMPDGYSSNLARCADANTGKLHGMKSHDCHIFMERLLPIAFSSLPKNVLNPLTEISQFFRDICASTLRVDDIIKLDRNIPVILCKLEQIFPPGFFDSMEHLPVHLAYEAFLGGPVQYRWMYPFERFMGDSKRSVKNKARVEGSICAHYIHRETSHFCSHYFNHMMLSPRIIRNEVNFSERSQFTLSVFGRPGRPAGKKSEHWLSQKEMQSAHVHVLINCVEVKPYLEAFGTYYYQSTGEQPSTGYRGW encoded by the exons ATGGAACATTACCAAttctatcgtagttggatgtatgaTAGAATGTTTCCTGGACGACGTGGGCTTAAACCACTTTTTATGGAAGGAGTTGCCGCGTTTCTCTCGTAtgcgtttgctcaagaatgttgtcgcAGGGAAGGAGGGGTAAGGTGTCCGTGTTTAAAGTGTGGTTGCAGAAATATTATTAGTGACCCTAGTGAAGTGAAGCGTCACTTGGAGAGAGTGGGTTTTAGGCCAAATTACTGGGTTTGGACATCTAATGGGGAAACAATGCAGGAGATGAATAGAGAGGCTTCTAGCAGTCAAACACATATAGAACCAGATATAAATAGAGTTGATCCAGGGAGTAGTTCATCACATATGCAGTGCCAGGAGCAATTTAATCTCGTCGAGGAGATGTTCACTGACGCATTAGGGGTGAATGTGGCATATGATGAACCACAAGACTTAGATGGAGAAGAACTCCCGAATGAGAAAGCTCAAAGGTTTTATCAGCTgttgaaagaaataaatataccATTGTTTGAGGGGTCTTCTGACTCTAagctatcaatgtgtgtgagacttTTGGCTGCGAaatcaaattggaatgttcctgatcagtgtttagaATTCTTTGCGAGATTGATGTTGGACGCGACTCCTGTGAAAGAAAACATGCCTACAAGTTATTATGATGCAAAAAgggtggtgtcgaagttgggattAGAAGTtaaaaagattgattgttgcattagaggttgcatgttgttttatgacaacgAGTTTGGTACAAATGATGGGgaattggaggaatgtaagttttgcgaGAGTCCGAGGTATTTAGTTAGCAGTAAAGGAGTTGACCAAAGGCAAAATCGCGTTGCAGCGAAATCTATGTTCTATCTACCAATAATACCTAGGTTGCAAAGAATGTTTgcatcaatgcacagtgcaagccaAATGGCATGGCACCATACAAACAGAATTAGTTCAGGCATgatgcgacatccatctgatggcgaggcatggaaacacTTTGATAGAGTTCATCCTGAGTTTGCACTTGAACCTAGGAATGTCCgacttggattatgctcagatggtttcaCTCCTTATAATTTTTCAGGAAatgcatattcttgttggccagttattgttacCCCGTACAatctccctcctgagatgtgcatgacgaaACCTTACATGTTTTTGACATGCATCATTCCGGGACCGTCGAGTCCAAAGGCTGGAATCGATGTTTATttgcaacctttaattgatgatctcAAGAGGCTGTGGGTGGGAGCGTGGACTTATGATGTGTCtcgtaaacaaaattttaatatgcGAGCGGCTTTGATGTGGACAATTAATGACTTTcctgcatatggcatgttgtctggatgGGGTACACATGGTAAAATGGGATGTCCGCATTGCATGAATCACACAAAAGCGTTTACTTtggactttggtgggaaaagttcgtggtttgactgtcatcgTAGGTTCTTACCTACCAACCATGAATTTAGAAGGAATAAAGATGCTTTTAGAAAAGGAATAAAAGTAAAAGATCTACCTCCCCCTCGATTGTCATCGACTCAAGTATGGAATAATGTTTGTGACCTACCAAAATTCACAGACTATGGTGAAACACGTAGAATTAAAGGATATGGGGTTGaccacaattggacaaaaagaagtatcttTTGGGACCTCCCATATTGGAAGGATAATTTATTGCGTCATAAtcttgatgttatgcatattgagaagaacttTTTTGATAATGTGCTTAACACGGTGATGGATAATGAGAAGACAAAAGACAATGAGAAGGCTAGGAAAGACATGGAACTTTATTGTAATCGAAAAGAATTGGAGTTGAAACCTCGACCAAACGGaaaattattaaaacccaaggcttgttacACTCTTACTCCCCAAGAAGCAAAAGCTGTATGTCGGTGGTTAAATGAATTGAGGATGCCTGATGGTTATTCTTCTAACCTGGCAAGATGTGCTGACGCCAACACTGGGAAattgcatggaatgaaaagtcacgattgtcatATTTTCATGGAACGATTACTTCCAATTGCATTCAGTTCACTGCCCAAGAATGTGCTTAATCCACTTACTGAGATCAGTCAATTTTTTAGAGACATTTGTGCTTCAACTTTAAGAGTAGACGACATCATTAAATTGGACCGAAATATTCCTGTCATTCTTTGCAAGTTGGAGCAAATATTCCCGCCAGGTTTCTTTGATTCTATGGAGCATCTCCCTGTGCATCTTGCTTATGAAGCTTTTCTAGGTGGACCTGTTCAATATAGATGGATGTATCCATTTGAAcgattcatgggtgattcaaagcgatcagttAAAAATAAGGCACGAGTTgagggatcaatttgtgcacattATATACATcgcgaaacatcacatttttgctctCATTATTTCAATCACATGATGTTGTCTCCAAGAATCATAAGGAACGAAGTTAACTTcagtgaaagaagtcaatttacctTATCAGTTTTCGGTCGTCCAGGCCGTCCCGCAGGGAAGAAGAGTGAGCATTGGCTTTCACAAAAAGAAATGCAATCTGCTCATGTTCATGTGCTGAttaactgcgttgaagttaaaccatatcttga GGCATTTGGTACCTACTATTATCAAAGCACAGGCGAACAACCATCGACTGGTTACA gaggGTGGTGA